A stretch of Polypterus senegalus isolate Bchr_013 chromosome 5, ASM1683550v1, whole genome shotgun sequence DNA encodes these proteins:
- the LOC120530011 gene encoding uracil nucleotide/cysteinyl leukotriene receptor, with protein sequence MDQHLNMCNNSSWHMDKSNLENSLFTVYYILVCIVAIPGNILALWVFFYNYKCDTNIVFLRNLALADISYILILPMRIIYHMSDNNWLLGEPACRLLGFFFYLNMYGSLYFMMCISLDRFLAIVFPVKSIKLRKPVYAKIVSVILWVMLITSMFPMLLSNQTLQRNATTECLQLYREKTSRIALVSLSIGFIIPFIAVLCSYIAIAHALWRGGNIKETIKNKAIKLTVMILVIFVICFVPYHVSRFAYILAFNQKNRPCTSAHFHSNRITSALTSLNGALDPIMYFFVTQKFRNSFLKLVCRKEGNNIGQLST encoded by the coding sequence GATCAGCATCTAAACATGTGCAATAACAGCAGTTGGCACATGGACAAATCAAATCTTGAGAATTCATTATTCACAGTCTATTATATCTTGGTTTGTATTGTAGCCATTCCTGGAAATATACTGGCATTGTGGGTTTTCTTCTACAACTACAAATGTGACACAAATATTGTTTTCCTAAGGAATCTGGCCTTGGCTGATATCTCTTACATCTTGATTCTTCCAATGCGGATCATCTACCATATGAGTGATAACAACTGGTTACTAGGAGAACCTGCCTGCCGTCTCCTTGGGTTCTTCTTCTATCTAAATATGTATGGAAGTCTATACTTTATGATGTGCATCAGTCTTGATCGATTTCTTGCCATTGTCTTTCCTGTGAAATCCATAAAATTAAGGAAGCCAGTGTATGCCAAAATTGTGAGTGTGATCCTCTGGGTTATGTTAATTACATCCATGTTCCCAATGCTTCTGTCTAATCAAACTTTGCAAAGGAATGCCACCACAGAATGCCTGCAGCTTTACCGGGAGAAAACATCAAGGATAGCACTTGTATCTCTTAGCATTGGCTTTATCATACCCTTTATTGCTGTACTGTGTTCCTATATAGCAATCGCGCATGCTTTATGGAGGGGAGGAAACATCAAAGAAACCATTAAAAACAAAGCCATTAAGTTGACTGTTATGATCTTAGTCATATTCGTTATCTGCTTTGTTCCCTATCATGTAAGCCGATTTGCCTATATCCTTGCATTTAATCAAAAGAACAGGCCATGCACAAGTGCACACTTTCACAGCAATCGCATTACTTCTGCTCTAACGAGCCTCAATGGAGCTCTAGATCCCATTATGTATTTCTTTGTAACACAGAAGTTCAGGAATTCATTTCTGAAACTGGTTTGCAGAAAGGAAGGAAATAATATAGGACAGCTAAGCACCTGA